The Zingiber officinale cultivar Zhangliang chromosome 9A, Zo_v1.1, whole genome shotgun sequence genome window below encodes:
- the LOC122019099 gene encoding protein indeterminate-domain 14-like, translating into MEEDDQRERRPVLDLNLSISTGSRPPPSQEPTRAAALENAHAARLREMARRELQLAEQDLARARLIWERASEEMEKAERMKGIAAGMNSACLEITCRNCHRRFRP; encoded by the coding sequence ATGGAAGAGGATGATCAAAGAGAGCGTCGTCCCGTGCTCGACCTCAACTTGTCGATCAGCACTGGCTCGCGTCCGCCTCCAAGCCAGGAGCCCACTCGAGCTGCCGCCCTGGAGAACGCTCACGCCGCAAGGTTGAGGGAGATGGCGCGGCGGGAGCTGCAGCTGGCCGAGCAAGACCTGGCGCGAGCGAGGCTGATCTGGGAGCGGGCCAGCGAGGAGATGGAGAAGGCAGAGAGGATGAAGGGAATCGCTGCCGGAATGAACTCCGCCTGCCTGGAGATCACCTGCCGGAATTGCCACCGGAGGTTCCGCCcgtga